The following coding sequences are from one Sphingomonas sp. OV641 window:
- a CDS encoding ABC transporter ATP-binding protein — MSSSENIIEVRGLKNAFGDQVVHEKLDLDVRRGEILGVVGGSGTGKSVLMRSIIGLQSPVAGDVTVFGEPTIGREETEAVEIRKRWGVLFQGGALFSTLTVAENVQVPLREFYPNLELTLLDEIASFKVMMTGLPAEAGPKYPAELSGGMKKRAGLARALALDPELLFLDEPTAGLDPIGAAAFDDLTKSLQKTLGLTVFLITHDLDTLYAICDRVAVLADKRVIAVGTIDELLALDHPWIQEYFRGPRGRAAVATRDAAAEATAKSGAK; from the coding sequence ATGAGCAGTTCCGAGAACATCATCGAAGTCCGTGGTCTCAAGAACGCGTTCGGCGACCAGGTCGTCCATGAAAAGCTGGACCTCGACGTACGGCGCGGCGAAATCCTTGGTGTGGTTGGCGGTTCCGGCACGGGCAAATCGGTGCTGATGCGCTCGATCATCGGGCTTCAAAGCCCCGTGGCCGGCGACGTCACAGTGTTCGGCGAGCCCACGATCGGGCGCGAAGAGACGGAAGCGGTCGAGATCCGCAAGCGCTGGGGCGTGCTGTTCCAGGGGGGCGCGCTCTTCTCCACGCTGACCGTGGCGGAGAATGTGCAGGTTCCGCTGCGCGAATTTTACCCGAACCTCGAGCTGACTTTGCTGGACGAAATCGCCTCGTTCAAGGTGATGATGACGGGCCTGCCGGCAGAGGCGGGCCCCAAATATCCGGCCGAGCTTTCCGGCGGCATGAAGAAGCGGGCCGGTCTGGCGCGGGCCTTGGCACTCGATCCCGAGCTCCTCTTTCTGGACGAGCCGACCGCCGGGCTGGACCCGATTGGCGCCGCGGCCTTCGATGATCTGACCAAGTCGCTCCAGAAGACGCTGGGGCTGACGGTCTTCCTCATCACGCATGATCTCGATACGCTTTACGCCATCTGTGATCGGGTTGCCGTGCTGGCGGACAAGCGCGTCATCGCCGTGGGAACGATCGACGAGCTGCTCGCGCTGGATCACCCATGGATTCAAGAATATTTCCGTGGACCCCGGGGACGAGCCGCGGTGGCAACACGAGACGCTGCGGCAGAAGCAACAGCAAAGTCAGGGGCTAAGTGA
- a CDS encoding MlaD family protein, producing METRSNHVLVGAVVLILLAVLALFTVWIARLGGATQNEYDIFFKQSVDGLARGSQVTYSGVPSGQVKSIQLWRNDPQFVRVRIEVSQETPILQGTAATIQGSFTGTSTVSLDGARKGAPPIVCPENDNGQQCPYGVPVIPTRTGGLGAILNSAPQLLERLSTLTERLTGLLTDKNQASIAGILENTNRLTDALADRGPEIAATLAQTRIAIQQAGNAAQQIGELAATTNGVLAEDIRPTIVNLNDTIRSAKQSAETLNGAIQDARPGLQTFSKRTVPEINQLVLDLRQMSAALASVAEKVDRQGAGSLIGQQKLPDYKGK from the coding sequence ATGGAAACCCGTTCCAACCATGTGCTGGTCGGCGCCGTCGTGCTGATCCTGCTGGCAGTGCTGGCGCTGTTCACCGTCTGGATCGCGCGGCTGGGCGGCGCCACCCAGAACGAATATGATATCTTCTTCAAGCAATCCGTGGATGGGCTCGCGCGTGGCTCGCAGGTCACCTATTCCGGGGTTCCTTCGGGTCAGGTGAAGTCGATCCAGCTGTGGCGCAACGATCCGCAGTTCGTGCGCGTGCGCATCGAGGTGAGCCAGGAAACGCCGATCCTGCAGGGCACGGCGGCGACCATCCAGGGCAGTTTCACGGGGACCAGCACGGTCAGCCTGGATGGCGCTCGCAAGGGCGCACCGCCGATCGTCTGTCCGGAAAACGACAATGGCCAGCAATGTCCCTATGGCGTGCCTGTCATTCCGACGCGTACCGGTGGTCTTGGCGCGATCCTGAATTCCGCACCCCAGCTGCTGGAGCGGCTGTCCACGTTGACGGAGCGCCTGACCGGGCTGCTGACCGACAAGAACCAGGCATCGATCGCCGGCATTCTGGAGAATACCAATCGCCTGACCGATGCGCTGGCCGATCGCGGACCCGAGATCGCCGCCACGCTGGCGCAGACCCGTATCGCCATTCAGCAGGCTGGCAATGCCGCGCAGCAGATCGGCGAACTGGCGGCAACCACCAATGGCGTGCTGGCGGAGGATATTCGGCCAACGATCGTCAACCTGAACGACACGATTCGCTCGGCGAAGCAGAGCGCGGAAACGCTGAATGGCGCGATCCAGGATGCGCGGCCGGGGTTGCAAACATTCTCCAAGCGCACCGTGCCGGAGATCAACCAGCTGGTTCTTGATCTGCGGCAGATGTCGGCGGCGCTGGCGTCGGTGGCGGAGAAGGTAGACCGGCAAGGGGCCGGATCGTTGATCGGGCAGCAGAAGCTGCCGGACTATAAGGGCAAGTGA
- a CDS encoding ABC-type transport auxiliary lipoprotein family protein → MKKLLISLALLPLAGCVSFGAKPPESLLSLTATEQVPVGQAQSSAGARTVSIQVPAVPQALANNRIPVQASATDIAYVKDAQWVEPPARQFARLLSDTVTARTGRVVLSGAQSLADPGARLAGELRMFGVDAATSAAVVTYDAALVRDEGGALEKRRFEARVPVSAVEPAPVGAALNQAANQVASEVADWIGR, encoded by the coding sequence ATGAAGAAGCTCCTGATCAGTCTTGCCCTTCTGCCGCTTGCCGGCTGTGTCAGCTTCGGTGCCAAGCCGCCGGAGTCACTGCTCAGCCTGACGGCGACGGAGCAGGTGCCGGTAGGCCAGGCGCAATCCTCCGCCGGCGCGCGCACGGTTTCGATCCAGGTGCCCGCAGTGCCGCAAGCGCTGGCGAACAATCGCATCCCCGTGCAGGCCAGCGCGACCGACATCGCTTATGTAAAGGATGCGCAATGGGTCGAGCCCCCGGCGCGGCAGTTTGCGCGTCTGCTGTCGGACACCGTGACGGCCCGAACCGGCCGGGTTGTCCTATCCGGCGCGCAGTCGCTGGCTGATCCCGGTGCGCGGCTTGCGGGTGAGTTGCGGATGTTCGGGGTCGATGCCGCCACTTCGGCCGCTGTCGTTACGTACGACGCCGCCTTGGTGCGCGACGAGGGCGGTGCACTGGAGAAGCGTCGCTTCGAGGCGCGGGTACCGGTGTCCGCGGTCGAGCCGGCGCCGGTGGGCGCCGCACTCAACCAGGCTGCCAATCAAGTGGCCAGCGAAGTGGCGGACTGGATCGGCCGGTAA
- a CDS encoding M20/M25/M40 family metallo-hydrolase, whose amino-acid sequence MQGHWRIIAAGLAGSALVPTTVSAQQRPDEKAFFELYKELVETNTVVDQGSCTRAARQIADRMKAAGYADSDLVLFSTPDHPEDGGLVATLPGSDPTLGAMLLLGHLDVVAAKREDWQRDPFKLVEEGGFYYARGSVDDKAMSSIWADAMIRFRQQSFRPKRTIRLALTCGEETTYAFNGADWLTKNRPDLVRADFVLNEGGGGRLDARGKRQALAIQVGEKAAQNFTFVATNPGGHSSAPTPENAIYDLADAIKRVQGYEFPIKFSDTTRAFFAASAKALPSPTSAAIQRLLADPTDQSADAIVSRDKVLHSTLRTTCVATLVNAGHAENALPQRATANVNCRIFPGESVEGTLAKLKELAGPKVTVTANQPVRPVAVPPPLDPKIMGPVQSLAAKHFPGVPVVPMMSTGATDGVFFGRLNMPVYGVPGLFLEPDLNGTHGLNERIRVTSLYEGRDYLFDLAKTLAQ is encoded by the coding sequence ATGCAGGGTCACTGGCGGATCATAGCAGCAGGATTGGCTGGTTCAGCCCTGGTACCGACGACGGTCAGCGCGCAGCAGCGACCGGACGAGAAAGCATTCTTCGAACTCTACAAGGAACTGGTCGAAACCAACACGGTGGTCGATCAGGGAAGCTGCACCCGCGCCGCTCGGCAGATTGCAGACCGGATGAAGGCGGCGGGTTATGCGGACAGCGACCTGGTCCTCTTTTCCACGCCGGATCACCCAGAGGACGGCGGACTAGTCGCCACGCTCCCCGGGTCCGATCCGACGCTCGGCGCCATGCTGCTGCTCGGCCATCTGGACGTTGTCGCTGCCAAGCGCGAGGATTGGCAGCGCGATCCGTTCAAGCTCGTCGAAGAAGGCGGCTTCTACTATGCGCGCGGCTCAGTCGACGACAAGGCCATGTCGTCGATCTGGGCCGATGCGATGATCCGCTTCAGGCAGCAGAGCTTCCGGCCGAAGCGAACAATCAGGTTGGCGCTCACCTGTGGGGAGGAGACCACTTACGCGTTCAACGGCGCGGACTGGCTCACGAAGAACCGACCGGACTTGGTTCGCGCCGATTTCGTCCTCAACGAAGGTGGTGGCGGGCGGCTGGACGCGCGCGGAAAGCGACAGGCACTTGCCATCCAGGTCGGGGAGAAGGCCGCGCAGAACTTCACGTTCGTTGCCACCAACCCGGGCGGGCACAGTTCCGCTCCGACACCGGAGAACGCGATCTACGATCTGGCGGACGCGATCAAGCGAGTGCAAGGGTATGAGTTCCCGATCAAGTTTTCGGATACGACCCGCGCCTTTTTCGCCGCCAGCGCCAAGGCGCTTCCGTCACCCACGTCAGCCGCCATCCAGCGCCTGCTGGCCGATCCGACCGACCAGAGTGCCGACGCGATCGTCAGCCGGGACAAGGTGCTGCATTCCACCCTTCGCACGACCTGCGTCGCCACGCTCGTCAACGCGGGTCATGCCGAAAATGCCCTGCCGCAGCGGGCGACGGCGAATGTGAATTGCCGCATCTTCCCGGGCGAAAGCGTCGAGGGCACCTTGGCGAAGCTGAAGGAACTTGCCGGACCAAAGGTGACGGTCACCGCCAACCAGCCTGTCCGCCCGGTTGCAGTGCCGCCTCCGCTCGACCCCAAGATCATGGGCCCGGTGCAGTCACTCGCCGCCAAGCACTTCCCGGGCGTTCCGGTCGTGCCGATGATGTCTACTGGGGCGACGGATGGCGTCTTCTTCGGCAGGCTGAACATGCCCGTTTACGGCGTGCCCGGCCTCTTCCTGGAGCCCGACCTGAACGGGACGCACGGGCTGAACGAGCGCATTCGTGTCACGTCCCTTTATGAAGGACGCGACTATCTCTTCGACCTCGCAAAGACACTGGCGCAATAG
- a CDS encoding uroporphyrinogen-III synthase gives MTRPALVLRPEPGNAATARRLEAAGLTVARLPLFGIVAIEWTPPDDPYDALLLTSANAARLAGPGLAVLRHLPVIAVGAGTAAAAEDAGLRIAAVGQGDGAQALSLAHRNGWHRILRLAARDRISLPGVEDIPVYASEPRIPAPGTMRLAKSAVTLLHSPRAATLFRRLLERDHTSLASVRIAAISDAVAQAAGKGWDRSLIAAEPNDAALVQAACTLAIDH, from the coding sequence GTGACCCGGCCGGCGCTGGTTCTGCGGCCGGAACCTGGCAATGCCGCGACCGCCAGACGTTTGGAAGCGGCGGGGCTGACCGTCGCGCGGCTGCCGCTCTTCGGCATCGTTGCAATCGAATGGACCCCGCCGGACGATCCCTATGACGCATTGCTGCTGACCAGCGCCAACGCCGCGCGTCTCGCCGGGCCCGGTCTGGCTGTGCTGCGGCATCTGCCCGTGATTGCCGTTGGAGCTGGCACGGCCGCCGCCGCCGAGGACGCGGGCCTCAGGATCGCCGCGGTGGGCCAGGGTGACGGTGCGCAGGCCCTCTCGCTGGCACATCGGAATGGTTGGCATCGCATCCTTCGCCTTGCGGCGCGCGACAGAATATCCCTGCCGGGTGTGGAGGACATCCCCGTTTATGCCAGCGAGCCGCGCATTCCCGCCCCTGGCACGATGCGTCTGGCAAAAAGCGCCGTCACCCTGCTTCACTCGCCCCGCGCGGCCACCCTGTTTCGTCGCCTTCTGGAACGGGATCACACCTCCCTCGCCTCGGTGCGGATCGCCGCCATCAGCGATGCCGTCGCGCAAGCGGCAGGCAAGGGCTGGGATCGCAGCCTGATTGCCGCGGAGCCGAACGATGCGGCGCTCGTGCAGGCTGCATGCACGCTCGCGATTGACCACTAA
- the hemC gene encoding hydroxymethylbilane synthase — translation MANTFRLGTRGSPLALTQAGMVRDALMAVHGWDDVEIVVVRTTGDRIQDRALAEIGGKALWTKELDRALLAGEVDACVHSMKDVETIRPAEIVVAAMLPRADVRDRLIGAESIEALPQGAVVGTSSPRRRAQLLRRRPDLQIVLLRGNVDSRLGKLAAGEVDATLLAAAGLERLERPGTGTPLPLDTTLPAPSQGAVGVETLSTGPARDLVSAIDCSDTHRCVLTERALLAALGATCHSPVAALASWQDGQMTLAAELLDEDGTAHISGSMSGDGGEALGQALAADLLERAPGSIRRLFAG, via the coding sequence ATGGCAAACACCTTCAGGCTCGGCACGCGCGGCTCCCCGCTTGCGCTCACGCAGGCGGGCATGGTCCGCGACGCGCTGATGGCCGTGCATGGCTGGGACGATGTCGAGATCGTTGTCGTTCGGACGACGGGGGACCGGATACAGGATCGTGCCCTAGCGGAAATCGGCGGCAAAGCTTTGTGGACGAAGGAGCTGGACCGGGCACTTCTGGCCGGCGAGGTGGATGCCTGCGTTCATTCCATGAAGGATGTGGAGACGATCCGGCCTGCGGAGATCGTCGTGGCGGCCATGCTGCCGCGCGCGGACGTTCGCGACCGGCTGATTGGCGCGGAATCGATCGAAGCGCTCCCGCAGGGCGCCGTGGTGGGGACAAGCTCGCCACGTCGGCGGGCCCAGCTCCTGCGCCGCCGGCCTGACCTGCAGATTGTCCTGCTGCGCGGAAATGTGGATTCCCGACTGGGCAAGCTGGCAGCGGGCGAGGTGGATGCGACCTTGCTCGCTGCGGCGGGCCTTGAGCGTCTGGAGCGCCCCGGTACCGGCACGCCGCTTCCGCTCGACACAACGCTGCCAGCGCCATCCCAGGGTGCGGTGGGGGTGGAAACGCTTTCCACGGGGCCTGCGCGCGATCTCGTAAGCGCGATCGATTGTTCGGACACCCACCGCTGCGTGCTGACTGAACGCGCGCTGCTGGCAGCCCTAGGCGCCACGTGCCACTCGCCGGTGGCAGCCCTTGCATCCTGGCAGGATGGTCAGATGACCTTGGCGGCCGAGCTGCTGGATGAGGATGGGACTGCTCATATCTCTGGGAGCATGAGCGGCGATGGCGGCGAAGCGCTGGGCCAGGCGCTCGCGGCGGATCTGCTGGAGCGGGCGCCCGGGTCGATCCGGCGGCTGTTTGCGGGGTGA
- the tsaD gene encoding tRNA (adenosine(37)-N6)-threonylcarbamoyltransferase complex transferase subunit TsaD → MLILGLESSCDETAAAIVTGDRRVLSHRLAGQESDHRPFGGVVPEIAARAHVEALEPLVQAALADAGVTLADVDAVAATAGPGLIGGVMVGLVTGKALAHAAGKPLVAVNHLEGHALSPRLADPDLEFPYLLLLVSGGHCQLLLVEGVGRYRRLATTIDDAAGEAFDKTAKLLGLGFPGGPAVERAALKGSPAAVPLPRPLLRSPEPHFSFAGLKAAVARVIHDYSPEDIAASFQAAVVDCLLDRTRRAMAQASGATALVVAGGVAANAAVRDALSRLASESDMRFVAPPLWLCTDNAAMIAWAGAERFAAGLTDPLDIPARARWPLDPTAAAVRGAGVKA, encoded by the coding sequence ATGCTCATTCTTGGCCTGGAATCCTCCTGCGACGAAACGGCGGCAGCGATCGTCACTGGTGATCGGCGAGTGCTGTCCCATCGGCTTGCGGGACAGGAAAGCGACCATCGACCGTTCGGCGGAGTCGTGCCGGAAATCGCCGCGCGGGCGCATGTTGAGGCGCTCGAACCGCTGGTGCAGGCGGCGCTGGCCGACGCTGGCGTCACGCTGGCGGACGTGGACGCGGTGGCGGCGACGGCCGGGCCTGGGCTGATCGGCGGCGTGATGGTGGGACTGGTGACCGGAAAGGCGCTCGCCCACGCGGCCGGCAAGCCGCTGGTCGCCGTCAACCATCTGGAGGGCCATGCCTTGAGCCCAAGGCTGGCCGACCCGGATCTGGAGTTTCCATATCTGCTGCTGCTGGTATCCGGCGGGCATTGTCAGTTGCTGCTGGTCGAGGGGGTGGGCCGCTACCGGCGCCTTGCGACGACCATTGATGATGCTGCGGGAGAGGCATTCGACAAGACGGCGAAGCTGCTGGGGCTGGGCTTTCCGGGCGGGCCGGCCGTGGAACGTGCCGCCCTGAAGGGAAGTCCCGCCGCCGTGCCGCTGCCCCGGCCGTTGCTGCGCTCGCCGGAGCCGCATTTCTCCTTTGCGGGGCTGAAAGCGGCCGTTGCACGCGTGATCCATGACTATTCGCCTGAGGACATCGCCGCGTCCTTCCAGGCGGCGGTGGTGGATTGCCTGCTTGATCGGACGCGCCGGGCGATGGCGCAGGCGAGCGGCGCAACCGCATTGGTGGTGGCCGGTGGTGTCGCGGCGAACGCCGCGGTGCGCGACGCTTTGTCCCGGCTGGCAAGCGAGAGCGATATGCGCTTTGTCGCGCCGCCGCTTTGGCTCTGCACCGATAACGCCGCCATGATCGCTTGGGCGGGCGCCGAGCGTTTTGCCGCCGGGCTGACCGATCCGTTGGATATCCCGGCGCGTGCGCGCTGGCCACTCGACCCCACCGCAGCAGCGGTACGCGGGGCGGGAGTGAAGGCGTGA
- a CDS encoding NAD(P)H-dependent glycerol-3-phosphate dehydrogenase, which translates to MRIGVIGGGAWGTALAQVAARGGEVLLWAREPEVVESINARHENTTFLPGVPLSTRIRATGLLADLAGNDALLVVAPAQHVGAVLEATPVGDTPLVLCAKGIEAGSRRLVGEIAQAVHPAAPIAVLSGPTFAHEVAAGLPTAVTLACADEALQAKLAARLASPSFRPYASADVTGAEIGGAVKNVLAIACGVVEGAGLGQNARAALIARGFAEMTRFGLARGARAETLAGLSGLGDLVLTCSSTSSRNFSLGLGLGGGASAADLLADRRTVAEGAFTAPVLAEAADEAGIDMPITTAVCRLLQGVSARAVIEDLLARPLREEG; encoded by the coding sequence GTGAGGATCGGCGTGATCGGCGGTGGCGCCTGGGGCACGGCCCTGGCGCAAGTGGCGGCGCGTGGCGGCGAGGTGCTGCTCTGGGCACGCGAACCTGAGGTCGTGGAAAGCATCAACGCCCGGCACGAAAACACGACCTTCCTGCCGGGCGTACCGCTCTCGACGCGGATTCGGGCGACTGGCCTTCTGGCCGATCTCGCCGGCAATGACGCGCTGCTGGTGGTCGCGCCGGCGCAGCATGTCGGCGCCGTGCTGGAGGCGACACCGGTCGGCGACACGCCGCTGGTGCTGTGCGCGAAGGGGATCGAGGCGGGGTCGCGTCGGCTGGTGGGCGAAATCGCACAGGCGGTGCATCCTGCCGCGCCGATCGCGGTCCTTTCCGGCCCCACGTTCGCGCATGAGGTAGCGGCAGGCCTGCCGACGGCCGTGACCCTCGCCTGCGCCGATGAAGCGCTTCAGGCGAAGCTTGCCGCCCGGCTCGCCAGCCCGAGTTTTCGCCCCTACGCCTCCGCCGACGTGACCGGCGCGGAGATAGGCGGGGCGGTGAAGAACGTACTCGCCATCGCGTGTGGCGTGGTGGAGGGGGCAGGTTTGGGCCAGAATGCCCGTGCTGCGCTGATCGCCCGCGGTTTTGCCGAAATGACGCGCTTCGGACTGGCGCGCGGCGCACGGGCAGAGACTCTGGCGGGGCTTTCCGGACTGGGCGATCTGGTGCTGACCTGCTCATCCACCAGCAGCCGCAACTTTTCGCTTGGCCTGGGTCTTGGAGGCGGCGCGAGCGCTGCCGACTTGCTTGCGGATCGCCGCACCGTGGCCGAAGGAGCGTTCACCGCGCCCGTTCTGGCCGAAGCGGCGGATGAAGCCGGCATCGATATGCCGATCACAACGGCGGTCTGCCGCCTGCTTCAAGGCGTGTCGGCGCGAGCGGTGATCGAGGATTTGCTCGCACGACCGCTGCGCGAGGAGGGCTGA
- a CDS encoding DUF1697 domain-containing protein: MRLAVLARAINAGKPLAMADLRALLERQGLGDVRTILASGNAVFSSNEDAALVEKRLEQAAQRELNLETAWFVRSHDELSAIVAAAPFPEAVATRPNHVQIFFHHEPVDGGRLQDLTTVYDGPERLLAIGRELYVDYPDGIGRSKLPGLFAKAELPLSTGRNWNTLLKLVEATR, from the coding sequence ATGCGTCTGGCGGTGCTTGCGCGCGCGATCAACGCGGGCAAGCCGCTGGCGATGGCTGATCTGCGCGCGCTGCTCGAAAGGCAGGGGCTGGGGGATGTCCGCACCATCCTGGCATCCGGCAATGCGGTGTTTTCGTCAAATGAGGATGCAGCGCTCGTCGAGAAGCGTCTGGAACAGGCGGCCCAAAGGGAGCTTAATCTCGAGACTGCGTGGTTTGTCCGCAGCCATGATGAGCTAAGCGCGATCGTTGCTGCAGCGCCCTTCCCGGAGGCGGTCGCCACGCGCCCAAATCATGTCCAAATATTCTTCCACCATGAACCTGTAGATGGCGGTAGGTTGCAGGACCTGACCACGGTGTATGACGGCCCGGAGCGGCTGCTGGCGATCGGGCGCGAACTGTACGTCGACTATCCGGATGGGATCGGCCGCTCCAAGCTGCCGGGACTGTTTGCCAAAGCCGAGCTGCCGCTGTCGACGGGCCGAAACTGGAATACGCTGCTGAAGCTGGTGGAGGCGACGCGCTGA
- a CDS encoding AsmA family protein gives MFRSLSRPRIRIAATVITLIVAIVAIAIAAFPWGLLKGVLESRMTARFGRPVTIGTMERVDHFGFTTSVRLRDVRIPGPQWAGPHDLARVAQMEVSFSALSLLTGRLALGDVTISGAELNLVRAADGRESWRGTTGRGGTGGGGLDQLSVSNSRLTYRDEKRDRWFALNFLSNQSAGLRVSGRGEIRDVPVRIAVSAPAVSGEHRGKWPFDARLTGTDLSMHAKGAMAAPLDTEHMSLEVSARARDLKLIDAVIEAGLFHTQPVVLSAKVRREPGRWLIDRLNGRIGRSDLTGELTVIKDGDRTKLQGSFSSRQLDFDDLSSDAGLRRAAARKQAIGPRIVPDTRVNLAKIGRTDGRLTFRVARIVSRHGPSSLTSMAGTLTLDHRVLTVSPMVIGLRQGRIAGTAVVDQGNNGPVPLVKLDLRLIGSSIPALAGGGGSVTGRVDARAVLEGRGSTIREAVGNASGRIGLAARNGALPKEVAEALGFDAGGTLLAGREDRAVLRCVIVGLTMRNGVGQAGPFIVDTSQSRLDGQGTISFPDERLAIRLTGAPKHDAVLKLPGSATMTGTISEPDVVVPREVKSVGNVLKALGRAISGRQEPIAQDADCQALSSQVLR, from the coding sequence ATGTTCCGTTCGCTGTCCCGTCCCCGTATCCGGATCGCGGCAACCGTCATCACGCTGATCGTCGCCATCGTTGCGATTGCGATAGCGGCGTTCCCCTGGGGGTTGCTGAAGGGAGTTCTGGAAAGCCGGATGACCGCCCGGTTCGGCCGACCGGTAACGATCGGCACCATGGAACGGGTCGACCACTTCGGGTTCACGACCTCCGTCCGGCTGCGCGATGTCCGCATTCCAGGCCCACAATGGGCTGGCCCGCACGATCTTGCCCGCGTTGCCCAAATGGAAGTGAGCTTCAGCGCCCTGTCGCTTCTGACCGGCAGGCTGGCGCTCGGCGACGTGACGATTTCCGGCGCCGAACTCAATCTCGTACGAGCCGCCGACGGGCGCGAAAGCTGGCGTGGCACGACGGGGCGCGGCGGCACCGGCGGCGGCGGCCTCGATCAGCTCAGTGTCAGCAACTCGCGCCTGACCTATCGGGATGAGAAGCGCGACCGCTGGTTCGCGCTGAACTTCCTCTCCAATCAATCTGCCGGCCTGCGTGTGAGTGGCAGGGGCGAGATACGCGACGTTCCGGTTCGCATCGCCGTCAGCGCACCGGCGGTTTCCGGGGAGCACAGGGGCAAATGGCCCTTTGATGCCCGGCTGACCGGAACCGACCTGTCGATGCACGCCAAAGGAGCTATGGCAGCCCCGCTCGACACGGAGCATATGTCGCTTGAGGTGTCCGCGCGGGCGCGGGACCTGAAGCTGATCGACGCTGTGATCGAAGCTGGTCTGTTCCACACCCAGCCGGTCGTGCTGTCTGCGAAGGTTCGCCGTGAGCCAGGCCGCTGGCTGATCGACCGGCTCAATGGCCGGATCGGCCGATCGGATCTCACCGGCGAACTGACCGTCATCAAGGATGGCGATCGAACCAAGCTGCAAGGCTCATTCTCGTCTCGCCAGCTGGACTTCGATGACCTGTCTTCCGACGCAGGCTTAAGGCGGGCTGCAGCCCGGAAACAGGCGATCGGGCCGCGAATCGTGCCCGACACGCGAGTGAATCTTGCCAAGATCGGCCGCACGGACGGCCGCCTCACCTTCCGGGTCGCACGGATCGTCAGCCGACACGGCCCCTCCTCCCTCACCTCCATGGCGGGCACGCTGACCCTCGATCATCGGGTGTTGACGGTCTCTCCCATGGTAATCGGGCTCAGGCAGGGCCGGATCGCGGGAACAGCCGTGGTCGATCAGGGCAACAACGGCCCGGTTCCGCTGGTGAAGCTGGATCTTCGGCTGATTGGCAGCAGCATTCCTGCCCTCGCTGGCGGCGGCGGATCGGTAACCGGGCGGGTCGATGCGCGTGCGGTGCTCGAGGGTCGTGGGAGCACGATCCGCGAAGCCGTCGGCAACGCCAGTGGTCGCATCGGTCTGGCCGCCCGCAACGGGGCGCTCCCGAAAGAGGTTGCGGAGGCGCTCGGCTTTGACGCCGGCGGGACATTGCTCGCTGGGAGAGAGGATCGCGCGGTATTGCGCTGCGTGATCGTTGGCCTGACGATGCGCAATGGCGTTGGACAAGCCGGTCCCTTCATTGTCGACACGTCGCAAAGCCGCCTGGACGGCCAGGGCACGATTTCCTTCCCGGACGAGCGGCTGGCCATCCGGCTGACCGGCGCACCAAAGCACGATGCCGTCCTGAAGCTGCCCGGTTCGGCAACAATGACCGGAACGATCAGTGAGCCAGACGTGGTCGTGCCGCGCGAGGTGAAGTCGGTTGGCAACGTGTTGAAGGCGCTTGGCCGAGCCATCAGCGGCCGACAGGAGCCCATTGCGCAGGATGCCGACTGTCAGGCGCTGAGCAGCCAGGTGCTGCGATGA
- a CDS encoding DUF1674 domain-containing protein, whose product MSKRPPHVKPPAYLSPNKPVPQPAPMERPAEDPLGRDPVRYGDWEKKGVAIDF is encoded by the coding sequence ATGTCAAAACGCCCTCCTCATGTTAAGCCGCCGGCTTACCTGTCCCCCAACAAGCCCGTGCCACAGCCTGCGCCCATGGAGCGACCGGCGGAAGATCCGCTCGGCCGCGATCCAGTGCGATATGGCGATTGGGAAAAGAAGGGCGTCGCGATCGATTTCTGA